The following proteins are co-located in the Sporosarcina pasteurii genome:
- a CDS encoding M6 family metalloprotease domain-containing protein has product MLKALSRTSLTIALAAGVALAGIQHTEAPVKESSERHLSLASYVGASPELVEKAKESGVDVAKVDPAEKIAKHGAKFQQAGNHHVAYKEASGDVPILVLLAKYKDGDEPLGDMEGQVPAKYYEDLIFGTEYNPYELEQFKQYDGPDVPKDRTMQNVYKESSNGKINLVRKEDTEFVWVEMPKGASYYLDQKGTYAENGNYVFGNVNGDAHTGEFVRDLLQAADEQIDFSEYAENGEVPNIFIIHEGTGAEFSRDPAQFWSHKWNILSALYYGKYYETGITADAYERLTQSEWVNKTIVEDMTYDGVIVNNYTIQPGIGGNVAGYDLVTDGYDESLKEGPFPTQTGVYAHEFGHALGLPDFYDTDYTSEGTGNYSIMSGGSWMRYPDAPAYSGNSPTHFDPFSKMFLGWVEPIEVTPEDGVQEITLPSIDQADADNGIVKMEVPGANGTEYFLFENVQQSGFNKGLIRQGEDANGLVAWHVDENIIELYQSAGFRPNNVENSKNKRFQHDQAVTANDGTVVTHYGLSVLQADGKYELEKGVNRGDAGDFFKTGDELTPVSKNVHTGSYYFWKGHGSTPADSGIHVTDIVENEDGSITAKFYYSTNQGKNK; this is encoded by the coding sequence ATGTTAAAAGCTCTTTCAAGAACGAGTTTGACGATTGCGCTTGCCGCGGGCGTTGCGTTGGCTGGAATTCAACATACTGAAGCACCTGTAAAGGAAAGTAGTGAACGTCATTTAAGTTTAGCAAGTTATGTAGGAGCTTCACCGGAATTAGTAGAAAAGGCAAAAGAATCAGGGGTAGATGTTGCAAAAGTAGATCCAGCTGAGAAAATTGCCAAGCATGGTGCAAAGTTCCAACAAGCTGGTAATCATCATGTTGCATACAAAGAGGCTTCAGGAGATGTACCGATTCTCGTATTATTGGCGAAGTATAAGGATGGTGATGAGCCTCTAGGAGACATGGAAGGACAAGTACCAGCTAAATATTATGAGGATTTAATTTTTGGGACAGAATATAACCCTTATGAACTGGAACAATTTAAACAATATGACGGACCAGACGTACCGAAAGACCGTACGATGCAAAATGTTTATAAGGAATCTAGTAACGGTAAAATTAATCTTGTTCGTAAAGAAGACACAGAATTCGTATGGGTCGAGATGCCAAAAGGGGCTTCGTATTATTTAGACCAAAAAGGGACCTATGCAGAAAATGGTAACTATGTTTTTGGGAATGTGAACGGAGATGCGCATACGGGTGAATTCGTCCGAGATCTTTTACAAGCTGCAGATGAGCAAATTGATTTCTCGGAGTACGCTGAAAACGGGGAGGTTCCAAACATTTTCATTATCCATGAAGGAACTGGCGCAGAATTTAGTCGGGATCCGGCACAATTTTGGTCTCATAAATGGAATATCTTGAGTGCTTTGTATTACGGTAAATACTATGAAACTGGTATCACTGCAGATGCATATGAGAGATTGACTCAATCGGAATGGGTTAATAAAACTATTGTAGAAGATATGACATATGATGGGGTCATCGTGAATAACTATACGATTCAGCCGGGTATTGGTGGAAACGTTGCGGGATATGACCTTGTAACTGACGGGTATGATGAGTCGTTAAAAGAAGGACCGTTTCCAACTCAAACAGGCGTGTATGCGCATGAGTTTGGACATGCTTTAGGTTTGCCAGACTTCTATGACACTGATTATACATCTGAAGGTACAGGAAACTATTCGATTATGTCAGGTGGTTCTTGGATGCGTTATCCGGATGCTCCAGCATATTCAGGAAACTCACCAACACACTTTGATCCATTTTCTAAAATGTTTTTAGGGTGGGTTGAACCAATCGAGGTGACGCCAGAAGATGGAGTACAGGAGATTACATTACCTTCTATTGATCAAGCAGATGCTGACAACGGTATCGTTAAGATGGAAGTGCCTGGTGCAAACGGCACGGAATACTTCTTATTTGAAAACGTACAACAAAGCGGGTTTAACAAAGGGCTTATCCGTCAAGGCGAGGATGCAAACGGATTAGTAGCGTGGCATGTTGATGAAAATATTATTGAACTATATCAATCTGCAGGCTTCCGCCCTAATAATGTTGAGAACTCGAAAAACAAGCGATTCCAACATGATCAAGCAGTAACAGCAAATGACGGTACTGTTGTAACGCACTATGGGCTATCTGTTCTTCAAGCAGATGGAAAATATGAACTTGAAAAAGGTGTTAACCGTGGAGATGCTGGAGATTTCTTTAAGACAGGCGATGAGCTAACACCTGTTTCAAAGAATGTTCACACTGGTTCATACTATTTCTGGAAAGGCCACGGCTCAACGCCGGCGGATTCAGGCATTCATGTAACAGATATCGTTGAAAATGAAGATGGGTCCATCACAGCTAAGTTTTATTACAGTACGAATCAAGGAAAAAATAAGTGA
- a CDS encoding DUF378 domain-containing protein — MSGLSRFALALVIIGALNWGLIGFFQFDLVASLFGGQDAFLSRVVYGLVGLSALVCLGLLFKRDEETDTVSERRRVGNPNLGTEFGQEPDFEKKRDAESKKKNRRM, encoded by the coding sequence ATGAGTGGACTTTCACGGTTTGCGCTAGCACTAGTTATCATAGGTGCGCTTAACTGGGGTTTGATTGGCTTTTTCCAGTTTGATTTAGTTGCATCGTTATTTGGCGGTCAAGATGCATTTTTGTCAAGGGTGGTTTATGGACTTGTCGGATTAAGTGCCCTAGTATGTCTAGGATTATTATTTAAACGAGATGAAGAAACTGATACGGTTTCCGAGCGACGACGTGTCGGTAATCCTAATTTAGGTACGGAATTCGGACAGGAGCCGGATTTTGAGAAAAAGCGAGATGCTGAATCAAAAAAGAAAAACCGTCGCATGTAG
- the splB gene encoding spore photoproduct lyase, translating into MNKPFMPRLVYFEPNALEYPLGKELKEKFDKLGIETRFTTSHNQVRNLPGDTDAQKYRIAKTTLVVGIRKTLKFDTSKPSAEYAIPLATGCMGHCHYCYLQTTMGSKPYVRTYVNVDEILNAADQYIEERAPEITRFEAACTSDIVGIDHLTHSLKRTIEHIGQTELGRLRFVTKFHFVDHLLDAKHNGNTRFRFSVNADYVIKNFEPGTSPLNKRIEAAGKVARAGYPLGFIVAPIYLHEGWEEGYRHLFERLDEELPQDARDDITFEFIQHRFTKPAKRVIEKNYPKTKLELDEEKRRYKWGKYGIGKYIYQKDEEDEIKSHLYGYMEKYFPNAKLEYFT; encoded by the coding sequence ATGAATAAACCCTTCATGCCACGTCTAGTTTATTTTGAGCCAAATGCACTTGAATATCCGCTTGGTAAAGAACTGAAGGAAAAGTTCGATAAGTTGGGGATTGAAACGCGATTTACGACTTCACATAATCAAGTTAGAAATTTACCGGGTGATACAGACGCTCAGAAGTATCGAATTGCCAAAACCACCTTAGTCGTAGGTATTCGCAAAACATTAAAATTCGATACGTCCAAGCCTTCAGCCGAATATGCAATTCCTCTTGCAACAGGGTGTATGGGGCATTGTCATTATTGTTATTTACAAACAACGATGGGCAGTAAACCATATGTAAGAACTTACGTAAACGTGGATGAAATTTTAAATGCAGCAGATCAATATATCGAAGAACGTGCACCTGAGATTACCCGTTTTGAAGCTGCTTGTACATCTGATATTGTCGGAATTGACCATTTGACACATTCATTAAAAAGAACAATTGAACATATCGGCCAAACAGAATTAGGTAGGCTGCGATTTGTGACGAAATTCCATTTTGTCGACCATTTACTGGACGCCAAGCATAATGGCAATACCCGTTTCAGATTTAGTGTAAATGCTGATTACGTCATTAAAAATTTTGAACCCGGTACTTCTCCTTTGAATAAAAGAATCGAGGCTGCGGGAAAAGTTGCAAGAGCCGGTTACCCACTAGGCTTTATCGTTGCCCCCATTTATCTTCATGAAGGCTGGGAAGAAGGATACCGACACTTGTTTGAACGTCTTGACGAAGAGTTACCCCAAGATGCAAGAGATGATATTACATTTGAATTCATACAGCATCGATTTACAAAGCCTGCGAAAAGAGTAATTGAAAAGAACTATCCGAAGACAAAATTAGAGTTAGATGAAGAAAAAAGACGCTATAAATGGGGAAAGTACGGAATTGGTAAATATATTTACCAAAAGGACGAAGAGGATGAAATAAAGTCTCATCTATACGGTTATATGGAAAAATATTTTCCAAATGCGAAGTTGGAGTATTTCACTTGA
- a CDS encoding GGDEF domain-containing protein: MKYRGRFILLFISLVSACVYLVIGNVQIIPFTIFTLIEFSFSWFIGGWYDKYRYLSYHDPLTGVYNRRYAYMHLERYFKIANRRHERIGILNIDIDNFKLINDTYGHSYGDFILKGLCRIIVENTRKEDILVRWGGDEFLLFVIDKDDTSLENLTYQINDTIKTDLNNYGESKKHEVTVSIGHSIYPDDGQNISDLLSISDKRMYKVKSITKEVSLL, translated from the coding sequence ATGAAGTATCGGGGAAGATTTATTTTATTATTTATATCATTAGTGAGTGCGTGTGTATATTTAGTGATTGGGAATGTACAAATCATCCCATTTACTATTTTCACATTAATTGAATTCAGCTTTTCATGGTTTATCGGTGGGTGGTATGACAAGTATAGGTACCTATCCTATCATGACCCCTTAACCGGCGTGTATAATCGCAGATATGCATATATGCATTTGGAGAGGTATTTTAAAATAGCTAACCGCCGACATGAAAGAATAGGCATTTTAAATATCGATATCGATAATTTTAAATTAATCAACGATACATACGGCCATAGTTATGGTGATTTTATTTTAAAGGGATTATGCAGGATAATTGTAGAAAACACTCGGAAAGAGGACATCCTAGTTAGGTGGGGTGGAGATGAGTTTCTTTTATTCGTCATTGATAAAGATGATACTTCTCTTGAAAATCTAACCTATCAAATTAATGATACAATTAAAACTGATTTAAATAATTACGGAGAATCTAAAAAACATGAGGTCACAGTATCTATCGGCCATTCCATCTACCCAGATGATGGGCAAAACATTTCAGATTTATTATCAATCTCCGATAAAAGAATGTATAAAGTAAAATCTATTACGAAGGAAGTTAGTTTATTATGA
- a CDS encoding HD-GYP domain-containing protein has protein sequence MMNTSLLQEEKRATILFMWLFYIVFFLYEIVYYNLFPLVPWLADTEPDAVWYILSFIKHFIITCLIPVTIYFFKKGNPEKVKYIIVITFLVTNLVTDIYYYFGSTDSYTSGNLVEIVLILFSPIFINKRFFHLVTWGLILKYILVGLFIQDPVILFPVILNIVLAILAYILLQRILIYVKALKNSYDEQLEGIVKGVIATLELKDPYTRGHSERVAEYAMSLAKATGKVKESELNHFYYACLLHDIGKVNIPDTILTKSGKLVDEEYEIVKMHPVVGAKAIEDVEGIADNIAVVYHHHERWDGKGYPDGLAGEEIPLVARITAIADAFDAMTSTRSYRPALPFEEAYKRIIDGSGSQFDPALVETFKQVYPDWMTISKHYYKDH, from the coding sequence ATGATGAATACATCTTTATTACAAGAAGAAAAAAGAGCTACCATTTTATTCATGTGGTTATTTTATATTGTATTTTTTTTATATGAGATTGTTTATTATAATCTGTTTCCTTTAGTACCATGGCTAGCAGATACTGAACCCGATGCGGTATGGTATATTCTAAGTTTCATTAAACATTTTATTATCACCTGTCTTATCCCTGTTACAATCTATTTCTTTAAAAAGGGAAACCCTGAGAAAGTAAAATATATTATCGTCATTACTTTTTTAGTTACTAACCTAGTAACCGATATTTATTATTATTTTGGCAGTACAGATTCCTATACTAGCGGTAACCTAGTGGAGATAGTTCTTATACTGTTTTCTCCCATTTTTATTAATAAACGATTTTTTCATCTCGTTACATGGGGATTAATCTTAAAATACATATTGGTAGGGCTATTCATACAAGATCCTGTCATATTATTTCCTGTTATTCTTAACATCGTATTGGCTATACTCGCCTATATCCTTCTCCAACGCATCTTAATTTATGTGAAGGCGCTAAAAAACTCATATGATGAGCAATTGGAGGGAATTGTAAAAGGGGTTATTGCGACATTAGAATTAAAAGACCCTTATACGCGCGGCCACAGTGAACGAGTCGCCGAATATGCAATGAGTCTTGCAAAAGCGACAGGTAAAGTAAAAGAATCCGAATTAAATCATTTTTATTATGCATGTTTATTACATGACATCGGTAAAGTGAATATTCCTGACACTATTTTAACAAAGTCTGGTAAACTAGTAGATGAAGAATATGAAATTGTTAAAATGCACCCGGTTGTAGGCGCTAAGGCCATTGAAGATGTCGAGGGGATTGCTGATAATATTGCTGTCGTTTATCATCACCATGAAAGATGGGATGGCAAGGGTTATCCAGATGGGCTTGCAGGAGAAGAAATCCCTCTTGTTGCTAGAATTACAGCAATTGCAGATGCTTTCGATGCGATGACTTCCACAAGGTCTTATCGACCAGCGCTTCCTTTTGAAGAAGCTTATAAACGAATCATCGATGGAAGCGGATCCCAGTTCGACCCTGCATTGGTGGAAACTTTTAAACAAGTGTATCCAGATTGGATGACAATCTCTAAACATTATTATAAGGATCATTAA
- a CDS encoding peptidase produces MDLTLQSKFTLYPLSIRKDQKNYIVEEPVSGDFFEMPKICIDAIDSINEGHTLGDIERELQEKYPDETVDMIEFGEQLIELGLVKEVDGEKMTQKRETQALDGFTWIPSSVGRFFFNGMTNKVYLILFLISVSLIVWNPGLFPHYQDIFLFDSMMLNIITYMLISLVMIIIHEFGHILAIRSYDLPAKLGIGNRLIFVVFETDLTAAWKLAPRQRNILYFAGMSFEQIFVLIALSIQLLYPEATTILIGILGIIVLDIFIKTLYQCCFYMKTDVYYFVENITGCYNLMESGKQYLSRWLPFLRSDSSDTEVFDGEQKIVRLYSVFYIVGILLTFSLIIFYFLPQTYYAYSQVFSNLFRSTTPSAFWDAIAFLGQTILLLILLLYAKIKTRKVK; encoded by the coding sequence TTGGATTTAACGTTACAATCAAAATTCACCTTATACCCTTTATCCATTCGAAAAGATCAGAAGAATTATATCGTAGAAGAACCAGTTTCCGGTGATTTTTTTGAAATGCCAAAGATTTGTATTGATGCGATAGATAGCATCAATGAAGGACATACATTAGGTGACATCGAAAGAGAGTTGCAGGAAAAATATCCGGATGAAACAGTAGACATGATTGAATTTGGGGAACAGCTCATCGAATTAGGTCTTGTTAAAGAGGTAGACGGAGAAAAAATGACTCAAAAAAGAGAAACGCAAGCTTTAGATGGATTTACATGGATTCCCTCTTCTGTTGGACGTTTCTTTTTCAATGGGATGACAAATAAGGTTTATCTCATTTTATTTTTGATCAGTGTTTCACTTATCGTATGGAACCCAGGACTATTCCCTCATTATCAAGATATATTTTTATTTGATTCGATGATGCTCAATATCATCACCTACATGCTTATTTCCCTCGTAATGATCATCATTCATGAATTCGGTCATATTTTGGCGATCCGATCCTATGATTTACCTGCTAAATTGGGTATTGGAAACAGGCTAATCTTTGTCGTTTTTGAAACCGACTTAACTGCAGCTTGGAAGCTGGCACCAAGACAAAGAAATATCCTATATTTTGCCGGCATGTCTTTTGAACAAATTTTTGTCTTAATCGCATTATCGATACAACTTCTCTATCCAGAAGCGACTACTATATTAATCGGTATCTTGGGAATCATCGTTTTAGATATTTTCATAAAAACCTTGTACCAATGCTGTTTTTATATGAAAACAGATGTCTATTATTTCGTGGAAAATATAACAGGTTGTTATAACTTAATGGAAAGCGGCAAGCAGTATTTAAGCAGATGGTTGCCATTTTTAAGAAGTGATTCTAGTGACACTGAAGTATTTGATGGAGAGCAAAAGATTGTTCGTTTGTATAGCGTATTTTATATCGTTGGGATTCTGTTAACGTTTAGCTTAATTATTTTTTACTTTCTCCCACAGACTTATTATGCTTATTCACAAGTCTTTTCTAACTTATTCCGGTCTACAACCCCATCTGCTTTTTGGGATGCGATAGCTTTTCTTGGACAAACAATCCTTTTACTAATTTTACTCTTATACGCTAAAATAAAGACACGGAAAGTGAAATAA
- the rlmH gene encoding 23S rRNA (pseudouridine(1915)-N(3))-methyltransferase RlmH has protein sequence MNITIVTVGKIKDKYLKMGLAEFEKRLKPYAKMNVVEVADEKAPESLSQADMEIVKEKEAQRILAKIGADAHVIALAIEGKMKTSEQLAADIESLMTYGKSKICFVIGGSLGLHESVYKRANELLSFSKMTFPHQLMKLILMEQVYRAFKIMKNEPYHK, from the coding sequence GTGAACATTACAATTGTAACGGTTGGAAAAATTAAAGATAAGTATTTAAAAATGGGACTTGCTGAATTTGAAAAACGCTTGAAACCATATGCAAAAATGAATGTAGTTGAAGTGGCAGATGAAAAAGCACCGGAATCATTAAGTCAAGCTGATATGGAAATCGTGAAAGAAAAAGAAGCTCAGCGTATTTTGGCGAAAATCGGGGCGGATGCACATGTCATCGCACTTGCGATTGAAGGGAAGATGAAAACATCAGAACAACTTGCTGCAGACATAGAATCGTTGATGACGTATGGAAAAAGTAAAATATGTTTTGTCATTGGCGGCTCTCTAGGGTTACATGAATCCGTTTATAAACGGGCCAATGAGCTTTTGTCATTTTCCAAAATGACATTTCCGCATCAGTTGATGAAATTAATATTGATGGAGCAAGTGTATCGCGCTTTTAAAATAATGAAGAATGAACCGTACCATAAATAG
- a CDS encoding CxxH/CxxC protein, whose product MKLYSCETHIDQVLEEIIQKEERFPMMKYLEDGEKLSTTCSQCKKQALYLVANE is encoded by the coding sequence GTGAAATTATATAGCTGTGAAACCCATATAGATCAAGTGCTAGAGGAGATTATCCAAAAAGAGGAAAGGTTTCCTATGATGAAGTATTTAGAAGATGGAGAAAAGTTATCCACAACTTGTTCACAGTGTAAAAAGCAGGCTTTGTATCTTGTGGCGAACGAATAA
- a CDS encoding S1C family serine protease, which produces MDELKPMPRKRKPNHTGAFLTGIIGVIIGALLVWILTPTDKLPQNNSVLNSDKQPSQQEQVNFDIHTDITDIVDQVANTVVGVTNLQTVRDIWSSDEMTRETGTGSGVIYKKENGKAYIVSNHHVVEDAEMLEITFDDGTKTEGRLVGSDMWTDLAVIEIDDESVENVAAFGDSDLLKRGETVIAIGNPLGLGFSGSVTVGVVSGKDRSIPIDFNHDGRVDWHADVLQTDAAINPGNSGGALINLAGELIGINSMKISQETVEGIGLAIPINLAAPIIDKLERYGEVLRPTMGVTLIDLSSIPAQQQIVLNLPNDVKEGVVVNEIMPNSPADVAGVKRYDVVVEMDGEKITDMITLRKHLYNEKEVGDTMTMKVYREGKLVEINMTLEDGTTF; this is translated from the coding sequence ATGGATGAATTAAAACCAATGCCTCGAAAGCGAAAACCAAATCATACAGGTGCTTTTTTAACCGGAATCATCGGAGTCATAATCGGTGCATTATTGGTCTGGATTTTAACGCCTACAGATAAACTACCGCAAAACAATTCTGTATTAAATAGCGATAAGCAGCCTTCGCAACAAGAACAAGTCAACTTTGATATTCATACGGATATAACAGACATTGTTGACCAGGTTGCGAATACAGTCGTTGGCGTGACGAACTTACAAACTGTAAGAGATATATGGTCATCTGACGAAATGACGAGAGAAACGGGGACTGGTTCAGGCGTCATTTACAAAAAAGAAAATGGAAAAGCTTATATTGTATCCAATCATCACGTCGTAGAGGATGCGGAAATGCTTGAAATTACGTTCGATGACGGAACAAAAACGGAAGGGCGTCTCGTCGGAAGTGATATGTGGACAGATTTAGCTGTAATTGAAATTGATGATGAGTCGGTTGAAAATGTCGCTGCTTTTGGCGATTCGGATTTATTGAAACGTGGTGAAACGGTCATTGCAATTGGAAATCCACTTGGACTTGGATTTTCAGGGTCCGTTACAGTAGGTGTGGTATCTGGGAAAGACCGTTCTATTCCGATTGACTTTAATCATGATGGGCGAGTAGATTGGCACGCGGATGTTCTTCAAACAGATGCCGCTATTAATCCAGGTAACTCGGGAGGTGCATTGATTAATCTTGCGGGCGAATTAATCGGAATAAACTCAATGAAAATCTCTCAAGAAACAGTTGAAGGAATTGGACTTGCGATTCCAATTAACTTAGCCGCACCGATTATTGATAAACTGGAAAGATACGGAGAAGTATTACGGCCAACAATGGGTGTAACGCTTATCGATTTATCCAGCATTCCAGCACAACAACAGATTGTTTTAAACTTACCAAATGACGTAAAAGAAGGCGTAGTTGTCAATGAAATTATGCCAAACTCGCCAGCGGATGTCGCAGGAGTTAAACGTTATGATGTTGTCGTTGAAATGGATGGAGAAAAAATTACGGATATGATAACGTTAAGAAAGCATTTATATAATGAAAAAGAAGTCGGCGATACGATGACAATGAAAGTTTACCGTGAAGGAAAATTAGTCGAAATCAACATGACTTTGGAAGACGGCACAACGTTCTAA
- a CDS encoding MBL fold metallo-hydrolase, with product MRFSVLASGSSGNAIFIENDEHQFLVDAGLSGKKLESLFSKIDRSMDNLDGILVTHEHSDHIKGLGVVARRYNVPIYANEKTWKAMDGLIGNVPLDQRFQFDMETVKSFGGLDIESFAVSHDAADPMFYTFHQNDRKLAIITDTGYVSDRMKGIIRGADAFVFESNHDVGMLQMGRYPWSIKRRILSDVGHVSNEDAAVAMSEVVFEKETRIYLSHLSKDNNMKDLARMSVTQTLETCGIIAGEYVHLYDTDAEEPTELVTV from the coding sequence ATGCGCTTTAGTGTACTCGCAAGTGGCAGTAGCGGAAATGCTATTTTTATAGAAAATGATGAACATCAATTTCTTGTTGACGCTGGTTTAAGTGGTAAGAAATTAGAAAGTCTTTTTTCAAAAATCGATCGTTCCATGGACAACTTAGACGGGATTTTGGTTACACATGAACATAGCGACCATATTAAAGGATTAGGTGTTGTGGCAAGAAGATATAATGTCCCAATATACGCTAATGAAAAGACGTGGAAAGCGATGGACGGTTTAATCGGTAACGTTCCACTTGACCAACGTTTCCAGTTCGATATGGAAACAGTGAAATCATTTGGCGGTTTAGATATTGAATCATTTGCTGTTTCACATGACGCTGCAGATCCGATGTTTTATACATTCCACCAAAATGACCGAAAACTCGCCATTATTACAGATACTGGCTATGTGAGTGATCGGATGAAAGGGATCATTCGTGGTGCCGACGCTTTTGTTTTTGAAAGTAATCATGACGTGGGCATGTTACAAATGGGGCGTTACCCTTGGTCAATCAAACGTAGAATTTTAAGTGATGTTGGACACGTATCCAATGAAGATGCAGCTGTCGCAATGAGTGAGGTTGTTTTTGAAAAAGAGACGAGAATTTATTTATCTCATTTAAGTAAAGATAATAATATGAAAGATCTTGCAAGAATGAGTGTAACGCAAACGTTAGAGACGTGCGGCATTATTGCAGGAGAATATGTCCATTTATATGATACAGATGCGGAGGAACCGACAGAACTTGTTACGGTTTAA
- a CDS encoding two-component system regulatory protein YycI: MDWNKTKTMFIVVFAILNVFLYSLYLNQYNEAQNVRVLGETSIEESLNHDNISYGPLPEYPEEMSYVSADTAPFSKSELSKYKNQEFVISEETILYATLEEPYMIKNARGDYQFTDFLTNYVPYGEEYLLWEVVEENQFALFFQKVEEYPIYFNYNAMLIVYWDEKGNITHYEQQRFGEFDSFNKKKDILSPRDVINTLYSRDYLKKDSSVTSISLGYSTLITLTQTQVFAPTWRVRVELKDGEFEDHFVNAIEGKMVEFQQERNENVVE, encoded by the coding sequence TTGGATTGGAATAAAACAAAGACGATGTTTATCGTTGTTTTTGCGATATTAAATGTATTCCTATATTCTCTTTATCTAAATCAGTACAATGAAGCACAAAACGTACGAGTTTTGGGTGAAACGTCTATTGAAGAATCGTTGAATCACGACAATATTTCTTACGGACCATTACCAGAATATCCTGAGGAAATGTCTTATGTTTCGGCAGACACCGCCCCCTTTTCTAAAAGTGAATTAAGTAAATATAAAAATCAAGAATTCGTTATTTCAGAAGAAACAATTTTATATGCAACATTGGAAGAGCCTTATATGATTAAAAATGCACGAGGAGACTACCAATTTACGGATTTTCTAACGAATTATGTTCCATACGGGGAAGAATATCTTTTATGGGAAGTTGTCGAGGAAAATCAATTCGCTCTCTTTTTTCAAAAGGTCGAAGAGTATCCAATCTACTTCAACTATAATGCAATGCTTATTGTTTACTGGGATGAAAAAGGAAATATTACACATTATGAGCAACAACGGTTTGGAGAATTTGATAGTTTTAATAAGAAAAAAGATATTCTTTCACCGCGGGATGTCATTAATACACTATATTCAAGAGACTATTTAAAAAAGGACTCATCCGTAACGAGTATATCTTTAGGGTATTCCACTTTAATTACATTGACGCAAACGCAAGTGTTTGCGCCAACGTGGCGGGTTCGTGTAGAATTAAAGGATGGGGAATTTGAAGATCATTTCGTCAATGCAATTGAAGGAAAGATGGTTGAATTTCAACAAGAACGTAATGAAAACGTAGTAGAATAA